In Pseudoliparis swirei isolate HS2019 ecotype Mariana Trench chromosome 11, NWPU_hadal_v1, whole genome shotgun sequence, a genomic segment contains:
- the LOC130201406 gene encoding glutamate-rich protein 1, which produces MARRNEVFQSKVLQKLYSAAPKPEKEPSPPSILNALSRKKHVKRKASQQDTGDARTTQSSANPGTRLYTVIPPPADYKTDAEGSVTLPQLESMNSAEDPAEGRVRDGDEELLQGKEEEEQTRKRKRRKRKPARHQDSGKDGAAEVSRAPVDEGGERISKNKKRKMKKKRHKEKLLAMGLMPRATALEFTYRKDGEEEEEEEEEEEEEDNNKRRAAEVSDFLRTTMEIYMSDSSLRADESPSLSGTVNDLLSGIATGGHAPSVLKQLHGLKDFVQRQQGDELEQALGELLNTSPMSAEETTAVVSLFQFWITDILPMQGDRKTGPSATQPGDRESHQNPDAPE; this is translated from the exons ATGGCCCGTAGAAACGAAG TATTTCAATCAAAAGTACTCCAGAAGCTTTACTCCGCAGCTCCCAAGCCAGAGAAGGAACCTAGCCCACCAAGCATCCTCAATGCACTAtccagaaaaaaacatgtgaaaaggAAAGCCTCTCAACAGGACACTG GAGATGCAAGGACGACACAGAGTTCAGCCAATCCAGGCACGCGGCTGTACACAGTCATACCCCCTCCTGCAGACTACAAGACGGATGCAGAGGGATCCGTCACACTCCCCCAGTTAGAAAGCATGAATAGTGCAGAAGACCCAGCTG AGGGAAGAGTCCGTGATGGCGATGAAGAACTACTCCAaggcaaagaggaagaagaacagacAAGAAAAAGGAAGAGACGGAAAAGGAAACCAGCCCGCCACCAAGACTCTGGGAAAGATGGAGCAGCTGAAGTGAGTCGGGCACCTGTGGACGAGGGAGGAGAGCGCATAagcaagaacaagaagaggaagatgaagaagaaacggCACAAAGAGAAGCTGCTCGCCATGGGTCTGATGCCCCGGGCCACTGCACTGGAGTTCACTTACCGaaaagatggggaggaggaggaggaagaagaggaggaggaggaggaggaggataacaataagaggagagctgctgaggTGTCAGACTTCCTCAGGACAACAATGGAAATCTATATGTCAGATT CCTCTCTGCGTGCCGACGAGAGCCCGTCCCTGTCTGGGACGGTGAATGACCTTCTGAGCGGCATCGCCAccggaggccacgccccctctgtCCTGAAGCAGCTCCACGGTCTCAAGGACTTTGTCCAGCGGCAGCAGGGAGACGAACTGGAACAGGCACTGGGGGAGCTCCTCAACACTTCTCCCATGTCTGCAG AAGAAACCACCGCAGTCGTCTCACTGTTCCAGTTCTGGATCACAGACATTCTTCCCATGCAGGGTGACAGGAAGACGGGGCCTTCTGCGACGCAGCCGGGAGACAGGGAGTCACACCAAAACCCAGACGCTCCTGAATAA